One Tenebrio molitor chromosome 2, icTenMoli1.1, whole genome shotgun sequence genomic region harbors:
- the LOC138124188 gene encoding GRIP and coiled-coil domain-containing protein 2-like: protein MEIENKLDEDFVFYLGFVNSYLKHVRDKDIRFHCEQWLQKLCGEPCYGIEKKRGRNIYLSQLLLCMQTGTFGKEFQTPVNEVDVANALEVFQLAPEEEAIEPPAWLEDNDADVGALSRNAKKGRTYLATRTLPDGQGAFAYVAVSLEEEEPMWLGGGEGAFDRHMEQKYREEMPDYEMEKILARRKDPKEREKVVTFYKVLLTNIEDELDEKIQSAQNETINGLLEQLEQDMRDRGQFEPFENLGEKQKRIELLLVLHDRIQLRINKVMKREELLDEIEQGIVSKSIFETSVTAEDKFQLPAAMWEQVINKAPNRKNLEKLRDTYPMILVEKFLELLSNHKEEIAMRMHRRHENIAAQMKRELRREDEKGKNMVDGAQKGYDHSVEILKAVKDAYTKKVESERRNEEKTKIPQSEHSQLYDQMRAALFDTQKSVENEAARGRVLAAQIGEINEQTEMCSKVTEGNVRKIEETNMAIMKNIKKLNAAIDNIGKRIEQVQKVGTKKPGDHFDFFF, encoded by the exons ATGGAAATCGAAAACAAACTAGACGAAGATTTCGTCTTCTATCTGGGCTTCGTCAACTCATACCTCAAACACGTCCGCGACAAAGACATCAGATTCCACTGCGAA CAATGGCTGCAGAAACTGTGCGGCGAGCCTTGTTATGGCATCGAGAAGAAACGGGGACGCAACATCTACCTGTCTCAGTTGCTGCTCTGCATGCAGACGGGAACTTTCGGAAAAGAGTTCCAAACGCCGGTGAACGAAGTCGATGTTGCTAATGCGTTGGAGGTGTTTCAACTGGCGCCGGAGGAGGAAGCCATCGAGCCACCGGCTTGGTTGGAAGACAACGACGCCGATGTTGGAGCGTTGTCGAGGAACGCGAAGAAAGGGAGGACGTATCTGGCGACGAGGACGTTGCCCGACGGGCAGGGGGCGTTCGCGTACGTTGCTGTCTCTTTGGAGGAGGAGGAACCGATGTGGTTGGGCGGCGGCGAAGG CGCTTTTGACCGGCACATGGAGCAGAAATACAGAGAAGAGATGCCAGACTACGAGATGGAGAAGATTCTTGCAAGAAGGAAGGATCCCAAAGAGAGAGAGAAGGTCGTCACGTTCTACAAAGTTCTGCTGACGAACATCGAAGACGAACTCGATG aGAAAATCCAATCGGCCCAAAACGAGACCATCAATGGTCTGTTAGAGCAGCTCGAACAAGACATGAGAGATCGAGGCCAGTTTGAGCCTTTCGAGAATTTAGGAGAAAAGCAGAAGCGAATCGAACTTCTTCTCGTTCTCCACGACAGGATCCAGTTGAGGATCAACAAAGTAATGAAGCGTGAAGAACTCTTGGACGAAATCGAACAGGGTATAGTGTCGAAGTCGATCTTTGAGACTTCTGTGACGGCCGAAGACAAGTTCCAACTGCCGGCGGCTATGTGGGAGCAGGTCATAAACAAAGCTCCCAACCGGAAGAATCTCGAAAAGTTGAGAGATACCTACCCGATGATTCTTGTAGAGAA ATTCCTCGAACTGTTGTCTAACCACAAGGAAGAGATCGCGATGAGGATGCACCGGCGACATGAGAACATAGCGGCTCAGATGAAGCGAGAGTTGAGGAGGGAGGACGAGAAAGGGAAGAATATGGTCGAT GGTGCTCAGAAAGGTTACGATCATTCAGTTGAAATACTGAAAGCTGTCAAAGATGCCTACACTAAGAAAGTTGAATCAGAACGGAGGAACGAAGAGAAGACGAAGATACCGCAGTCGGAGCACTCGCAGCTTTACGACCAGATGAGGGCGGCTCTATTCGATACTCAAAAATCTGTCGAG AATGAAGCGGCTAGGGGGAGAGTGTTGGCTGCCCAGATCGGCGAAATTAACGAACAGACGGAGATGTGTTCCAAAGTAACGGAAGGCAACGTGAGGAAGATCGAAGAAACTAACATGGCGATTATGAAGAATATCAAGAAGTTGAATGCTGCTATTGATAATATAGGCAAGCGAATAGAACAGGTGCAGAAAGTGGGTACCAAGAAGCCAGGCGACcactttgatttcttcttctga
- the Ada gene encoding adenosine deaminase-like protein yields the protein METENFCKRLPKIELHAHLNGSLSAASLQKLNCLPKDIVKYQKLINLLPTEKSLEECFSMFKMAHDAVNNKQSVYLATKYVIEDFYNDNVVYLELRTTPRSEENMTKVDYIESVVKAIQDCKESITVKLLLSIDRRHDLKASEQNMELIINMKNQYPHIIKGVDFSGSPLVGSFNSNLFKQAIDNGLLVTLHCGEVKNVEEIKQILQFRPNRIGHGTCIHPNYGGSEEIWELYCTTNIPLECCLTSNVVCGTAKNYETHHLQEWIKNALPFTLSTDDKGVFGTNLSKELRLAVQHLNLTHEDLWKITFDSINYTFATEEEKTILKRILQEWKLTNHF from the exons ATGGAAACAGAAAATTTCTGCAAACGCTTGCCAAAAAta GAACTCCATGCACACTTGAATGGTTCGCTAAGTGCAGCAAGTTTACAAAAGTTGAATTGTTTACCTAAAGATATAGTGAAATACCAAAAACTAATAAACCTCTTACCCACAGAAAAAAGTTTAGAAGAATGTTTTTCCATGTTTAAAATGGCACACGATGCTGTTAATAATAAGCAGTCCGTATATTTAGCAACAAAATATGTTATTGAAGATTTCTACAATGATAATGTTGTATATTTAGAACTACGAACGACCCCCAGAAGCGAAGAAAACATGACCAAAGTTGATTACATTGAGTCTGTTGTAAAAGCTATTCAAGATTGTAAGGAAAGTATAACCGTAAAGTTGCTATTGTCCATTGACAGGAGGCATGATTTGAAAGCTTCAGAACAAAACATGGAGCTAATCATCAACATGAAAAACCAGTACCCTCATATCATTAAAGGTGTTGATTTTAGTGGTAGTCCATTGGTAGGTAGTTTTAACAGTAACCTATTCAAACAAGCAATTGACAATGGTCTCTTGGTTACACTACATTGTGGTGAAGTTAAAAACGTGGAGGAAATCAAACAAATACTTCAATTCCGACCAAACAGAATTGGACATGGAACATGTATACATCCTAATTATGGCGGCTCTGAAGAAATTTGGGAGTTGTACTGCACAACAAATATACCACTAG AATGTTGCTTAACTTCCAACGTTGTTTGTGGTACTGCCAAAAATTACGAGACCCATCACTTGCAAGAATGGATAAAAAATGCGTTACCATTCACTCTAAGT aCTGACGATAAGGGCGTATTTGGCACCAACTTATCCAAAGAACTAAGACTTGCGGTGCAACACTTAAACCTGACTCACGAAGATTTAtggaaaattacttttgattCCATAAATTACACATTTGCTACCGaggaagaaaaaacaattctgaAGCGCATCTTGCAGGAATGGAAATTAACAAACCACTTCTAA